Proteins from a genomic interval of Cyclopterus lumpus isolate fCycLum1 chromosome 18, fCycLum1.pri, whole genome shotgun sequence:
- the LOC117747419 gene encoding serine/threonine-protein kinase 26-like, with amino-acid sequence MEYLGGGSALDLLRAGPFDESQIATMLKEILKGLDYLHSEKKIHRDIKAANVLLSEHGQVKLADFGVAGQLTDTQIKRETFVGTPFWMAPEVIQQSAYDSKADIWSLGITAIELAKGEPPNSDMHPMRVLFHIPKSPPPTLSGEFSKSFKEFTEACLNKDPTFRPTAKELLKHKFIVKHCKKTSYLSELIDRYRRRKEEGHSGSSSDDSDSESSNKENSDSPEWSFTVRKKKPAEGRKVLNGTGQDQLSKSASLTTVISPVFTELKQQHKEHSEQRLAIEELERNIRLAEEVCPGITDRMVTHILARFTTN; translated from the exons ATGGAGTACCTGGGTGGAGGTTCAGCGCTCGACTTG cttcgGGCGGGTCCCTTTGATGAGTCCCAGATCGCCACCATGCTGAAGGAGATCCTGAAGGGTCTGGACTACCTGCACTCTGAGAAGAAGATCCACAGAGACATTAAAG CCGCCAACGTGCTGCTGTCGGAGCACGGCCAGGTGAAGCTGGCGGACTTCGGCGTGGCCGGCCAGCTGACGGACACGCAGATCAAGAGGGAGACCTTCGTGGGAACGCCCTTCTGGATGGCGCCCGAGGTCATCCAGCAGTCCGCCTACGACTCCAAG GCCGATATTTGGTCGCTGGGCATCACGGCCATCGAGCTCGCCAAGGGCGAACCCCCGAACTCGGACATGCATCCGATGAGAGTTCTGTTCCACATCCCCAAGTCTCCTCCTCCGACGCTGAGCGGAGAGTTCTCCAAGAGCTTCAAGGAGTTCACCGAGGCGTGCCTCAACAAGGACCCGACCTTC CGTCCAACAGCCAAAGAGCTCCTCAAACACAAGTTCATCGTCAAACACTGTAAGAAGACGTCCTACCTCAGCGAGTTGATTGACAGGTACAGGCgtaggaaggaggaggggcatAGCGGCAGCAGCTCTGACGACTCAGACAG tgagtcCAGTAATAAGGAGAACAGCGACTCACCTGAGTGGTCTTTCACCGTCCGTAAGAAGAAGCCGGCGGAAGGAAGGAAAGTCCTCAATGGAACG GGTCAGGATCAGCTGAGTAAATCTGCCAGTCTGACCACAGTCATCTCTCCTGTCTTCACTGAG ttgaagcagcagcacaaGGAGCACTCCGAGCAACGATTGGCCATCGAGGAGCTTGAACGCAACATCCGATTGGCCGAGGAGGTCTGTCCAGGCATCACGGACAGGATGGTCACACACATCCTCGCCAG ATTCACAACCAACTGA